A genome region from Salvia splendens isolate huo1 chromosome 19, SspV2, whole genome shotgun sequence includes the following:
- the LOC121779986 gene encoding coiled-coil domain-containing protein 25-like, giving the protein MVFYFKVRPEAGDFTIFMGLDKYENEELIKYGFPEDIWFHVDKMSSAHVYLRLHKGQTIDDISEGVLEDCAQLVKANSIQGNKVNNVDVVYTPWQNLKKTASMDVGQVGFYNSKMVRTVRVEKRINEIINRLNRTKVERTPDLKAEREAVNAAERAERKQQLREKKRQEELERLEKDRQAELRSYKNLMVAEKMTSNKDIASTNKSLQELEEDFM; this is encoded by the exons atgGTTTTCTACTTCAAGGTGCGCCCGGAGGCTGGGGATTTCACCATATTCATGGGCCTCGACAAGTATGAGAACGAGGAGCTCATCAAATACGGATTTCCTGAAGATATTtg GTTCCACGTGGATAAGATGTCTTCGGCTCACGTTTATCTGAGATTGCACAAGGGTCAAACTATTGATGATATATCTGAAGGTGTATTAGAAGATTGTGCTCAACTAGTCAAAGCAAATTCTATCCAAG GAAATAAAGTAAACAATGTCGATGTTGTTTACACTCCTTGGCAAAATCTTAAGAAGACTGCATCGATGGATGTTGGGCAAGTTGGTTTTTATAATTCTAAAATG GTTCGTACCGTGAGAGTTGAAAAGCGAATAAATGAGATAATCAACCGATTAAACAGGACCAAAGTGGAAAGAACTCCTGATCTAAAAG CTGAACGGGAGGCCGTAAATGCAGCAGAAAGAGCAGAAAGGAAGCAGCAGCTCCGTGAAAAG AAGCGACAGGAGGAGTTGGAAAGACTTGAGAAAGACAGGCAGGCTGAATTAAGGAGCTACAAAAACTTGATGGTAGCTGAGAAGATGACATCTAACAAGGACATAGCATCTACCAACAAATCCCTTCAAGAACTCGAGGAAGATTTCATGTGA